The Malus sylvestris chromosome 12, drMalSylv7.2, whole genome shotgun sequence genome contains a region encoding:
- the LOC126593379 gene encoding probable galacturonosyltransferase 7: MKGGVAGGGYSGKRRWKGLVIGVLGLVFLSMLVPLLFLLGLHNGFHPPGYVPEQRSSPSIGVYGTRIIINASNMSGGVGSKRVDDLVKKFAPTLSKDILKNISHKAISHQAKNETKNVNAVHNNEQASAVHNNEQAKGYSVPPHDDPQSQPIENNSKAGDSAQIIDYAKGGVDQSGKSCELKFGSYCLWREQHREDMKDAMVKRLKDQLFVARAYFPSIAKLSSQDKLSREMRQNIQEVERVLSESTTDADLPPQIKKKLQRLQASTAKAKTFHVDCNNVDKKLRQIYDMTEDEANFHMRQSVFLYQLAVQTMPKSHHCLSMRLTVEYFRSPFDDTDSSLADKYIDRTLQHYVIFSTNVLASSVVINSTVMHAEDSRKLVFHVLTDQENYFAMKLWFFRNTYKEATVEVLNMEQLNLDNRKLYLSLPLEFFVSYSIDAQSRTEYLSTFSHSHYLLPEIFQNLEKVVVLDDDVVVQQDLSALWSLNMEGKVNAAVQLCSVKLSLLKSVLGKNSFDKNSCAWMSGLNVIDLVKWRELDLTETYKKFVTEVMTQEGVNEAAALHASLLTFRDLIYPLDGSWALSGLGHDYNIDVYPIKKAAVLHYNGKMKPWLELGIPKYKRYWKIFLSREDQFLSDCNVNS; this comes from the exons ATGAAGGGCGGGGTTGCGGGCGGTGGTTATTCCGGGAAGCGGCGATGGAAGGGGCTGGTGATTGGAGTGTTGGGTCTGGTTTTTCTTTCCATGCTCGTTCCTCTTCTCTTCCTTCTCGGCCTTCACAATGGCTTTCACCCTCCCG GTTATGTACCAGAACAACGAAGTTCGCCTTCA ATTGGAGTATATGGTACAAGAATCATCATAAACGCTTCTAATATGTCAGGG GGGGTTGGTTCGAAGCGTGTAGATGATCTCGTGAAAAAGTTCGCACCAACCCTTTCAAAG GATATACTAAAGAATATTTCGCATAAAGCTATTTCACATCAAGCCAAAAATGAAACCAAAAATGTCAATGCCGTCCATAACAATGAACAAGCCAGTGCCGTCCACAATAATGAACAAGCAAAAG GATATTCAGTGCCACCTCATGATGATCCGCAATCACAACCCATTGAAAAT AACTCTAAAGCTGGTGACTCAGCTCAAATCATTGATTATGCCAAAGGTGGTGTGGATCAAAGTGGAAAATCATGTGAGTTGAAGTTTGGGAGCTACTGCCTTTGGCGTGAACAACATAGAGAAGACATGAAGGATGCTATGGTGAAGAGATTGAAGGATCAATTATTTGTAGCTCGAGCATATTTTCCTAGTATAGCGAAACTTTCATCACAGGACAAGTTGTCTCGTGAGATGAGACAAAATATTCAGGAGGTGGAGCGTGTACTTAGTGAAAGTACTACAGATGCTGATCTTCCCCCACA GATTAAGAAGAAGCTACAAAGGTTGCAAGCTTCAACAGCCAAAGCCAAAACATTCCATGTGGATTGTAATAATGTTGACAAGAAACTGAGACAAATATATGACATGACTGAGGATGAAGCTAACTTCCACATGAGACAAAGTGTCTTTCTCTACCAACTTGCTGTCCAGACGATGCCAAAGAGCCACCACTGCCTGTCAATGAGGCTGACTGTGGAATATTTCAGATCTCCTTTTGACGATACCGACTCCTCTCTGGCTGACAAATACATTGATCGTACATTGCAGCACTATGTCATATTCTCCACTAATGTACTTGCATCGTCAGTTGTAATCAACTCAACTGTAATGCATGCAGAA GATAGCAGGAAACTTGTTTTTCATGTGCTGACAGATCAAGAGAATTACTTTGCTATGAAACTATGGTTTTTCAGAAATACTTACAAGGAAGCCACAGTTGAGGTGTTAAACATGGAGCAGCTTAATCTGGACAACCGCAAACTCTATCTTTCACTGCCTTTGGAGTTCTTTGTCTCCTATAGCATTGATGCCCAATCTAGGACCGAATACTTATCTACTTTTTCTCATTCGCACTATCTTCTCCCTGAGATATTCCAGAATTTGGAGAAAGTTGTGGTTCTGGATGATGATGTTGTTGTCCAGCAGGACTTGTCTGCACTATGGAGCCTCAACATGGAAGGGAAAGTTAATGCTGCTGTGCAGTTGTGCTCAGTGAAGTTGAGTCTGCTGAAgagtgttcttggcaagaacagtTTCGATAAAAATTCATGCGCTTGGATGTCTGGATTGAATGTGATTGATCTGGTTAAGTGGAGAGAGCTCGATCTCACTGAAACTTACAAAAAGTTTGTAACGGAG GTGATGACGCAAGAGGGAGTAAATGAAGCTGCCGCACTACATGCAAGTTTGCTTACCTTTCGGGACTTGATTTATCCTCTTGACGGTTCTTGGGCTCTCTCTGGGCTAGGTCATGACTATAACATAGATGTTTATCCGATAAAGAAAGCTGCAGTGTTGCACTATAACGGGAAGATGAAACCTTGGCTTGAGTTAGGGATCCCAAAATATAAACGATACTGGAAGATTTTTCTGAGCCGAGAAGATCAGTTCTTGAGCGACTGCAACGTGAATTCATGA
- the LOC126593388 gene encoding leucine-rich repeat receptor protein kinase HPCA1-like encodes MATMRLLLLFLALCFSRLHVISSVTDPDDASALQSLKQTWSNVPPSWDKSSDPCGAQWEGVTCNDSRVTALGLSAINVKGKIEGDIGGLSELRSLDLSFNKGLTGSLSPRLGDLSKLNILILAGCSFTGTIPSELGNLKELTFLALNTNNFTGSIPASFGKLSNLYWLDLADNQLTGPIPVSTAVAPGLDQLVKAKHFHFNQNQLSGIIPARLFSSKMVLIHILFDGNRFSGTIPSTIFSVQTLEVLRLDRNALTGPVSSNITNLINLGELNLAYNDLNGSLPDLTGLNSLNYVDLSNNSFDPSEAPLWFSTLPSLTTIVLEYGALQGTVPEKMFSIPSLEQVKLKNNAFNDTLNMGDSISQQLTLVDLQNNDIPRITLGYEYQNTLILVGNPVCTNGSSSNAFCQLPQPNTKPYTTSTNCPSATCPGGQQQSPQSCQCGYPFEGTLYFRAPSFRDLTNVNLFHSLEMSIWVKLGLTPGSVSLENPFFDINDYLQIHLALFPSSGTHFNRSEVIRIGFDLSNQTYKPPKEFGPYIFIPAQYNFPDARKSSMSTGVIIGISAGCLVLVLGLVVLGIYAIRQKKRAERAIGLSRPFASWAPSGKDSGGAPQLKGARWFSYDELKKCTNNFSDSNEIGSGGYGKVYRGILSDGQVIAIKKAQQGSMQGGLEFKTEIELLSRVHHKNVVGLLGFCFEQGEQMLVYEFMPNGTLRESLLGRSGIYLDWKRRLRITLGSARGLAYLHELANPPIIHRDVKSSNILLDEHLTAKVADFGLSKLISDSGKGHVSTQVKGTLGYLDPEYYMTQQLTEKSDVYSFGVVMLELITARQPIEKGKYIVREVRLVMDKNDEEHCGLGDLIDRSIRNSGTLIGFGRFLELAMQCVEDSAADRPTMSELVKAIETILQNDGMNTNSTSASSSATDFATSKGAPKHPYNDGLPKKDVNDSSGTFDYSGGYAVSAKIEPK; translated from the exons ATGGCAACCATGCGGTTGCTGCTGCTCTTTCTAGCTTTGTGCTTTTCTAGGCTTCATGTGATCTCCTCTGTTACAGACCCGGATGATG CTAGTGCACTCCAATCCTTGAAGCAGACATGGAGCAATGTTCCACCCAGCTGGGACAAGTCAAGCGATCCGTGTGGGGCGCAATGGGAAGGCGTCACTTGCAACGACTCGAGGGTGACTGCATT GGGATTATCAGCAATAAACGTGAAAGGGAAAATTGAAGGCGACATCGGGGGCCTCTCTGAATTAAGATCCTT GGATCTTTCATTCAACAAAGGTCTCACCGGTTCTCTCTCTCCGCGATTAGGGGATCTGAGCAAGCTAAACATCCT GATCCTAGCTGGTTGCAGCTTCACTGGAACTATTCCGAGTGAATTGGGGAATCTAAAAGAGCTAACCTTCTT GGCTTTGAATACGAATAACTTCACCGGTAGCATACCTGCTTCTTTTGGTAAACTCTCCAACCTCTACTGGCTGGACCTGGCAGACAATCAGTTGACTGGACCTATCCCAGTTTCAACCGCCGTTGCTCCCGGCTTAGACCAACTGGTGAAGGCTAAACATTT CCATTTCAACCAGAACCAGCTTTCAGGTATCATTCCAGCCAGACTTTTCAGCTCCAAGATGGTACTGATCCATAT ATTGTTTGATGGAAATAGATTCAGTGGGACTATTCCATCAACAATATTTTCTGTTCAGACTCTTGAGGTTCT TCGGCTTGATAGAAATGCTCTGACGGGACCAGTCTCCTCAAATATCACAAACCTTATAAATCTCGGTGAACT AAATTTGGCCTACAACGATTTGAATGGCTCTTTACCCGACTTAACTGGATTGAATTCCCTCAATTATGT AGACCTTAGTAACAACTCCTTTGATCCATCAGAAGCTCCGCTTTGGTTCTCAACCTTACCCTCGCTCACCACTAT CGTTTTAGAATATGGAGCACTTCAAGGGACCGTGCCAGAGAAGATGTTCAGCATTCCGTCATTGGAGCAAGT GAAACTGAAAAACAATGCGTTCAACGATACATTAAACATGGGTGATAGTATCAGTCAGCAACTGACGCTTGTTGATTTGCAGAACAATGATATTCCCAGAATAACTCTGGGTTATGAATACCAAAATACATTAAT ACTTGTGGGGAACCCGGTGTGCACCAATGGGTCAAGCTCAAATGCTTTCTGTCAGCTTCCACAGCCAAATACGAAACCATATACTACCAGCACGAATTGTCCATCTGCTACATGCCCCGGGGGTCAGCAGCAAAGCCCTCAGAGTTGTCAATGTGGATATCCTTTCGAAGGAACATTGTATTTCCGAGCGCCCTCTTTCAGGGATTTGACAAATGTGAATCTGTTTCACTCACTAGAAATGAGCATATGGGTGAAACTTGGCCTCACTCCCGGTTCAGTGTCGCTTGAAAACCCTTTCTTCGACATCAATGACTATCTTCAAATACATCTGGCACTCTTTCCATCTTCAGGAACACATTTTAATAGGTCAGAGGTTATCAGGATTGGTTTTGATTTGAGCAATCAGACTTACAAGCCGCCGAAGGAGTTTGGACCCTACATTTTTATTCCAGCTCAATATAATTTCCCAG ACGCGCGTAAAAGCTCTATGAGCACTGGTGTTATTATTGGGATATCAGCTGGTTGTCTCGTTCTTGTTCTGGGCCTTGTGGTATTAGGAATTTACGCCATTAGGCAAAAGAAACGTGCGGAAAGAGCCATTGGATTAAGCAGACCTTTCG CTTCTTGGGCGCCAAGCGGAAAAGATAGTGGCGGTGCACCACAGTTAAAGGGAGCAAGATGGTTTTCGTATGATGAGCTTAAGAAGTGCACCAATAATTTCTCTGACAGTAATGAAATAGGATCTGGTGGCTACGGGAAG GTTTATAGGGGCATCCTTTCTGATGGACAAGTAATAGCAATCAAAAAAGCTCAGCAAGGATCAATGCAGGGCGGCCTCGAGTTTAAGACTGAAATTGAGTTGCTCTCGCGCGTTCATCACAAAAATGTGGTTGGTCTTTTGGGATTCTGTTTCGAACAAGGAGAGCAGATGCTGGTTTATGAGTTTATGCCTAATGGAACGCTTAGGGAAAGCTTGTTGG GGAGATCTGGTATTTATCTCGATTGGAAGAGGAGACTCCGAATCACTCTTGGCTCGGCAAGAGGACTGGCTTACTTACACGAGCTTGCAAATCCTCCTATAATCCACAGAGATGTTAAGTCCTCCAATATTTTATTAGATGAACATTTAACTGCGAAGGTTGCAGATTTTGGCTTGTCCAAGTTGATCTCTGACAGCGGAAAAGGACATGTCTCGACTCAGGTCAAAGGCACACTG GGATATCTGGATCCTGAGTACTACATGACTCAACAATTGACCGAGAAGAGCGATGTATACAGCTTTGGAGTCGTTATGCTTGAACTGATAACTGCTAGGCAACCGATTGAGAAGGGAAAATACATTGTCCGCGAGGTACGATTAGTGATGGACAAGAATGACGAAGAGCATTGCGGTTTGGGGGACTTAATAGACCGAAGCATTCGAAACTCAGGGACTCTCATCGGGTTTGGGAGGTTCTTGGAGCTAGCCATGCAATGCGTCGAAGATTCAGCTGCAGATCGTCCCACAATGAGTGAACTTGTGAAGGCTATCGAAACCATTCTGCAGAATGATGGGATGAACACAAACTCGACATCAGCATCTTCTTCGGCCACGGATTTTGCAACATCAAAAGGTGCTCCGAAACATCCCTACAACGATGGCTTGCCGAAAAAGGATGTCAATGACAGCTCCGGCACCTTTGATTACAGCGGTGGATATGCAGTTTCAGCGAAGATCGAACCCAAGTAG
- the LOC126594514 gene encoding protein SCARECROW 2-like produces the protein MATCALLGDNGGDRISGNGSSNNNNSDSLGGGGGNPSYPMNNSTTNSNSSSVGQQPPKMVRKRMASEIEVQTTLTSRTAGSDYFRLSRRGIINNSPPVQPVNQNPNASKVNSSMFYPNHSTMQLPVPSSTNFAALTSPGGALLSPTSPSPSPSSAAAAGIWGPIDPLSFHRPLPVQPTTTSQTTTTPAVCGFSGLPLFPPEKTTPLNTSITATTPSSVSMEDGSSAATAWIDGIIKDLVHSSTNVSIPQLIHNVREIIFPCNPSLAALLEYRLRSISEPLPPPPLPLPVPSFNPTPIPDIRRRQQGGPGPGAFKLNMDSGALQDVAIFNPSTVENNDLYLQSWSGGAGGGGVGLSLPQPNPTPAPITCNQTNPHHQSPSFNQAIHQTQDKQLENSSPSSPAAEATTPTVAPAPTTTPATAPPEPTTSAVSLLREKKEEMRQQKRDEEGLHLLTLLLKCAEAVSADNFDEATKILLEISELSTPFGTSAQRVAAYFSEAMSARLVSSCLGIYASLPRSSVPTTHTQKMVSAFQVFNGISPFVKFSHFTANQAIQEAFEREDRVHIVDLDIMQGLQWPGLFHILASRPGGPPYVRLTGLGTSMEALEATGKRLSDFADKLGLPFEFFPVAEKVANLDPERLNISKREAVAVHWLQHSLYDVTGSDSSTLWLLQRLAPKVVTVVEQDLSHAGSFLGRFVEAIHYYSALFDSLGASYGEESEERHVVEQQLLSREIRNVLAVGGPSRSGEVKFHNWREKFQQTGFRGISLAGNAANQAALLLGMFPSDGYTLVEDNGTLKLGWKDLCLLTASAWRPPFHAAANPNLHY, from the exons ATGGCTACTTGTGCTCTTCTCGGTGACAATGGCGGCGATCGCATCAGCGGTAATGGCAGTAGTAACAACAACAATAGCGATAGCCTCGGTGGCGGTGGAGGAAACCCTTCTTACCCCATGAACAACAGCACTACCAATTCCAACAGCAGCAGCGTCGGGCAGCAGCCACCCAAGATGGTGAGAAAGCGAATGGCGTCTGAGATCGAAGTCCAAACCACCCTGACAAGCAGAACCGCCGGTTCGGACTATTTCAGGCTCTCCCGCCGCGGGATTATTAATAATAGTCCGCCAGTCCAGCCGGTTAATCAAAATCCAAACGccagtaaagtgaatagtagtaTGTTTTATCCCAACCACTCCACTATGCAGTTACCAGTACCATCTTCCACAAATTTTGCCGCTTTGACGTCACCTGGTGGGGCTTTATTGTCACCtacttctccttctccttctccttcttccgcTGCAGCAGCCGGCATCTGGGGTCCTATCGATCCATTGTCTTTTCATCGTCCTCTTCCGGTTCAGCCGACGACGACCTCCCAGACCACTACTACTCCTGCCGTTTGTGGGTTTTCAGGCCTGCCGTTGTTTCCGCCAGAAAAGACTACGCCTTTGAATACTAGTATTACTGCTACTACTCCGTCGTCCGTGTCCATGGAAGATGGGTCCTCCGCCGCCACGGCGTGGATAGACGGGATCATAAAGGACCTCGTCCACAGCTCCACCAACGTCTCCATCCCCCAGCTCATTcataatgttagggagattatCTTCCCTTGCAACCCCAGCCTCGCCGCTCTTCTAGAGTATAGACTCCGGTCAATATCCGAGCCGCTGCCGCCGCCTCCTCTGCCTCTTCCAGTTCCAAGCTTTAATCCAACCCCAATCCCGGACATAAGGAGGAGACAACAAGGTGGTCCTGGCCCTGGGGCTTTTAAGCTCAATATGGACTCCGGTGCACTACAAGACGTTGCAATCTTCAACCCATCAACGGTGGAAAACAATGACTTGTACTTGCAGTCGTGGTCTGGAGGAGCTGGCGGAGGAGGAGTTGGGCTGTCCCTACCCCAACCCAACCCTACTCCTGCCCCTATCACCTGCAACCAAACCAACCCACATCACCAAAGCCCTTCCTTCAATCAGGCAATTCATCAAACACAAGACAAGCAGTTAGAAAACTCTTCACCATCCTCCCCTGCGGCGGAGGCCACCACCCCAACAGTTGCACCCGCACCCACAACCACCCCCGCCACTGCCCCGCCAGAACCAACAACCTCAGCAGTATCCCTACtcagagagaaaaaagaagagatGCGGCAGCAAAAGCGAGACGAGGAAGGCCTCCACCTCCTCACCCTCCTCCTCAAATGCGCGGAGGCCGTCTCCGCCGACAACTTCGACGAAGCCACAAAAATCCTCCTCGAAATCTCGGAGCTCTCCACCCCGTTCGGCACCTCCGCCCAGCGCGTCGCCGCCTACTTCTCTGAAGCCATGTCGGCCCGCCTCGTCAGCTCCTGCCTCGGCATCTACGCCTCCCTCCCTCGCTCCTCCGTCCCCACCACCCACACACAAAAAATGGTATCCGCCTTCCAAGTCTTCAACGGCATCAGCCCCTTCGTCAAGTTCTCCCACTTCACAGCCAATCAGGCGATCCAGGAGGCGTTCGAGCGGGAGGACAGGGTTCACATCGTCGATCTCGACATAATGCAGGGTCTCCAATGGCCCGGGCTGTTTCACATCCTGGCCTCCAGGCCGGGTGGGCCTCCGTACGTGAGACTCACCGGCCTCGGAACCTCCATGGAGGCCCTAGAGGCCACAGGGAAGCGGTTGTCCGACTTCGCGGACAAGCTAGGGCTTCCATTTGAGTTCTTCCCCGTGGCGGAGAAAGTTGCGAACTTGGACCCGGAGAGGCTGAATATCAGCAAGAGAGAGGCTGTGGCGGTGCATTGGCTTCAGCATTCGCTTTACGACGTCACGGGTTCCGATTCCAGCACGCTCTGGCTTTTGCAGAG ATTGGCGCCAAAAGTGGTAACGGTGGTGGAGCAAGACCTGAGCCACGCGGGTTCGTTCTTGGGCCGGTTTGTGGAGGCCATACACTACTACTCTGCCCTGTTTGATTCCTTGGGAGCGAGCTACGGCGAGGAGAGCGAGGAGAGGCACGTGGTGGAGCAGCAGCTGCTCTCCAGAGAGATTCGTAACGTTTTGGCAGTGGGCGGGCCGTCGAGGAGCGGAGAGGTGAAGTTCCACAACTGGAGGGAGAAGTTTCAGCAGACCGGGTTCAGGGGGATTTCCCTGGCGGGAAATGCTGCAAATCAGGCCGCCTTGCTGCTCGGGATGTTCCCTTCCGATGGGTACACTCTGGTGGAGGACAATGGGACTCTTAAACTGGGGTGGAAGGATCTCTGCTTGCTCACCGCTTCTGCATGGCGGCCGCCCTTTCATGCCGCCGCTAATCCAAACCTACACTATTGA
- the LOC126593389 gene encoding uncharacterized protein LOC126593389 produces the protein MLVAEKSLIFSSSRNLSPYLLLKRKNGREFGGTFLLAKRKDMPEDSRTSPEQQLVFPLRIRVSNTVLARAAVAVFGLGFIDAGYSGDWSRIGAISKESEELLKISAFLVVPFCLFLIFSFSKEAED, from the coding sequence ATGTTGGTCGCAGAAAAGAGCCTTATCTTTAGCAGTAGCCGCAACCTCTCACCTTATCTGTTGCTGAAGAGAAAAAATGGCAGGGAATTTGGAGGCACATTCTTATTAGCCAAAAGGAAAGATATGCCTGAAGATTCGAGGACATCGCCGGAACAACAGTTGGTCTTTCCGTTGAGGATTCGGGTTTCGAACACGGTTCTTGCGAGGGCTGCGGTTGCGGTGTTCGGGTTGGGATTCATCGATGCAGGATACAGTGGAGATTGGTCGAGGATTGGAGCGATTTCAAAAGAGAGTGAGGAGTTGCTGAAGATTTCTGCATTTCTTGTCGTTCCGTTTTGCTTGTTTCTCATATTTTCATTCTCTAAAGAAGCTGAGGATTGA